DNA from Asanoa sp. WMMD1127:
TGTGCGGCTACGGCAGCTGGCTGGTCGCCGCCGACGAGCCACCGGTCACCACCGTCGAGGCCACCGGACAACCGGCGGCCGCCACCGTGCTGCGCGAGCTGGCCTCGCGGGCCGACGACCCGCGCCCGCTGACCACCGCCGAGGTGTTCCCGGGCCAGCTGGTGGTGGCCGGTCCGGAAGCCGCCGGTTACCAGGTGCTGCGGGTGCAGGCGCTGCAGCGCTGTGCGGTGGCGGCGTCGGGCGAGATCGTCGCGCTGCTCGAGACGGCCGGCTGCAGCCAGGTGGTCCGGGCGACGCTGCGCTCCCCCGACGGCCGCTACGTGATCACCGCCGGCCTGCTCAACCTGGCCGATGCGGCCGGCGCGGAGACGGTGCACGGCGGGATCAAGGCGCGGCTCGACGCGGAGACCGGGCGGCTGCGTGGCCTGCCCGCCGGGGCGGGCACGGGCGGGCTCGGCAAGGACACCACCCAGCTCGGCTGGCACGTCCGGGGCCACTTCCTGGCGTACGCGGTGATCGCGCGCAGCGACGGCGGCCGGATCTATGCCGACGATCCGGAGGCCCGGCAGATCCTCTCGGACCTGATCGAGCAGCACCTGCGCACCCGCGTCCTCGACCGCCGCGCCGCGGCGCGGGACTGATCACTCCGCCGGCGTGCGGAGGCGCCGGGTCGCCGCGGCCCGGGCGGCCAGCGCGCCCGCGTCGTCGGGATAGCCCACGGCGACCAGCGTCAGCCCGTGCGGCGGCGCCACGGTCACCGCGCTGCTGCGCTCGCGCCGGGTGAGCTGGCTGGCCGGCCAGTCCGGCGCCCGGCGACCGTCGCCCGCGACCAGCATCGCGCCGACCAGGCTGCGCACCATGGCCTGGCAGAACGCGTCGGCCTGCACGGTCGCCACCAGCACCCCGTCGGGGCCGCGGGCCCAGTCCAGCCGGGTCACCTCGCGCAGCGTTGTGGCGTTCTCCTTGCGCTTGCAGAAGGCCGCGAAGTCGTGCTCGCCGACCAGGCCCGCAGCGGCCGCGTTGAGCCGTTCCACGTCGAGCGGGCGGGGCCAGGCCAGGGTGTCGTGGCGGCGCAGCGGGTCGGCGCCCCAGGGCGCGTCGGTGACCCGGTAGGCGTAGCGGCGAAACGTCGCGGAGAACCGCGCGTCGAACTCGGGCGGCGCCTCGGTCAGCGCCATGACGCGCACGTCGCCGGGCAGCAGGCCGGCCAGCCGGCGCAGCAGGGACGGTCCGGTGCCCGCCCAGACCGCGTCCGGCAGGTCGACGTGCGCGACCTGGCCGGTGGCGTGCACGCCGGCGTCGGTGCGGCCGGCCACGGTCAGGCCGGTGGCCACCCCCGCGCCGAGGATCTGCTCCAGGACGGACAGCAACGAGCCCGCGACGGTACGCCGGCCCGGCTGCACCGCCCAGCCGGAGAAGTCGGTGCCGTCGTAGGCGATGTCCAGTCGCGCGCGCACGCCGTACCCCCAGACGAGACGAAGAAGGCGCCCCGCGAAGGGCGCCTTCTCCGGTGTCGCTGTTACCGCTTACTTGGTGTCGGTGTCGTCGCCCTCGGCCTGCGTGCCGGGGCCCTCGGCGACCTTGTCGCCGGAGGCCGAAACCGGCGCCTCGGCGTCCTGGTCGTCCTGCTCGTCCGCGGAGGAACGAGCCGGCGGCTCCTCCTCGCGGGCGAGCGCCTCGACCTTGTCCCGCTGCGCGGCGGCCTTGCGGGCCGTCTTCTTCGCCGGGGCGGCGGGCGCCTCGACGAGCTCCTCGACGAGCTCGATGATCGCCATCGGCGCGTTGTCGCCCTTGCGGGGAACGGTCTTGACGATCCGCGTGTAACCGCCGCTGCGGTTGGCGTACCGCGGGGCGATCTCGTCGAACAGGTTGAAGACCACGTCCTTATCCCGGACGACGGTCAGCACCCGGCGCCGGGCGTGCAGGTCACCGCGCTTGGCCTTGGTGATCAGCTGCTCGGCGAGCGGACGCAGGCGCTTCGCCTTCGTCTCGGTCGTGGTGATCTTCCCGTGCCGGAACAGCGCCGTGGCCAGGTTGGCCAGCAGCAGCCGCTCGTGCGCCGGGCTACCGCCGAGGCGGGGACCCTTGGTGGGCGTGGGCATCGTTGGTGCTCCTCAGGTGTCGCAGCGGGGTGTCAGAGCTGCTCGGTCTCGCGGTAGTCGTCGGTGTCGTAGTCAACCTCGCCGAAGGAGTCCACGACGTGCGCGGGGTCGAAGTTGGGCGCCGAGTCCTTCAGGCCCAGACCCATGCCGGCGAGCTTCATCTTGACCTCGTCGATCGACTTCTGACCGAAATTCCTTATATCGAGGAGGTCGGCCTCCGTGCGCCCGATGAGCTCACCGACGGTGTTGATGCCCTCGCGCTTGAGGCAGTTGTAGGAGCGGACGGTCAGGTCCAGCTCCTCGATCGGCAGCGCCAGGTCGGCAGCGAGCTGCGCGTCCTGCGGCGACGGGCCGATGTCGATGCCCTCGGCGGTCTCGTCCAGCTCCCGGGCCAGGCCGAACAGCTCGACCAGGGTGGAACCGGCGGAGGCCAGGGCGGTACGCGGGCCGATCGACGGCTTGGTCTCGACGTCGATGATCAGCCGGTCGAAGTCGGTGCGCTGCTCGACACGGGTCGCCTCGACCTTGTAGGTGACCTTGAGGACCGGCGAGTAGATCGAGTCGACCGGGATCCGGCCGATCTCGGCGCCCGCGCTCTTGTTCTGGTTCGCGGTCACGTAGCCACGACCCCGCTCGACGGTCAGCTCCATGTCGAGCCGACCCTTGCTGTTGAGCGTCGCGAGCTTGAGGTCGGGATTGTGCACCGAGACACCGGCCGGGGGCTGGATGTCGCCCGCGGTCACGTCGCCGGGGCCCTGCTTGCGCAGGTACATGCTGACCGGCTCGTCGTGCTCGGAGCTGACGCACAGCTCCTTGACGTTCATGACCAGCTCGACGACGTCTTCCTTGACGCCCGGGATGGTGGTGAACTCGTGCAGCACGCCGTCGACCTTGATGCTGGTGACGGCCGCACCCGGGATGGAGCTGAGCAGGGTGCGCCGCAGCGAGTTGCCGAGCGTGTAGCCGAAGCCGGGCTCGAGCGGCTCGATGGTGAACCGGGAACGGGTCTCGCTGATCGACTCCTCGGAGAGGGTCGGCCGCTGAGTGATGAGCACTTCGTTCTTCCTTCTGTCGGGGACCGCCCACTATTTGACGGTCGCCTGGTGGGTCCCACGCCACCGAAGTGGCGCGGGACCCGCGAGCTCTTACTTGGAGTAGAGCTCGACGATCAGCTGCTCCTGGACCTGGGTGTCGATCACCTGGCGGGCCGGGAGCGTGTGCACCAGCACCTTGTGCTGGCTGGGGATCGCCTCGAGCCACGCGGGGACGGTCTTCGAACCGGCCTCGGCCTGGGCGACGATGAACGGGGTCAGGTCCTGCGACTTCTCCCGCACCTGCACGATGTCGTGCTCCTTGACGCGGTACGAGGGGATGTCGACCTTCTTGCCGTTGACCACGAAGTGGCCGTGCTTGACGAGCTGACGCGCGTGGTCGCGGGACTTGGCCAGGCCGGCCCGGTAGACCACGTTGTCGAGCCGCGACTCGAGGATCTGGAGCAGGACCTCACCGGTCTTGCCCTTCTTCGAGACGGCTTCCTCGTAGTAGCCGCGGAACTGCTTCTCCAGCACGCCGTAGACGCGGCGGGCCTTCTGCTTCTCGCGGAGCTGCAGGAGGTATTCGGTCTCCTTGGTCCGGCCGCGGCCGTGCTGTCCAGGCGGGAAGGGCCGGGACTCGAACGGGCACTTGGGACCGTCGCACTTGCTGCCCTTGAGGAACAGCTTCATCTTCTCCCGCCGGCAACGGCGGCAGTCAGCACCGGTGTAACGAGCCATCTCTCTCTAACCTCTCAGACCCGGCGACGCTTCGGCGGACGGCAACCGTTGTGCGGCTGCGGGGTGACGTCGGCGATCTGGCCGACCTCGAGGCCCACGGCCTGCAGCGAACGGATGGCGGTTTCCCGGCCGGAGCCGGGGCCCTTGACGAACACGTCGACCTTGCGCATGCCGTGCTCCATGGCCCGACGCGCGGCGGCCTCGGCGGCCAGCTGCGCGGCGAACGGAGTCGACTTGCGGGAGCCCTTGAAGCCAACCTGGCCCGCGGAGGCCCAGGAGATGACCGCACCGGTCGGGTCGGTGATCGACACGATGGTGTTGTTGAAGGTGCTCTTGATGTGCGCCTGCCCGTGGGCGACGTTCTTGCGTTCCTTGCGCCGGACCTTCTTGACAGCGGCCCCGGCACGAGCCTTCGGTGGCATAAGTCTTCTGCGCTCCTAGTTACTTTTTGCCGGGCTTCTTCTTGCCGGCGACCGTGCGCTTGGGGCCCTTGCGGGTACGCGCGTTGGTGCGCGTCCGCTGGCCACGCACTGGCAGACCACGGCGGTGGCGGATGCCCTCGTAGCTGCCGATCTCGACCTTGCGTCGGATATCAGCGGCGACCTCGCGGCGCAGGTCACCCTCGACCTTGAAGTTGGCCTCGATGTAGTCGCGGAGCTGGACCAGCTCCTCGTCCGTGAGGTCCTTCGCACGCTTGTCCAGGGAAACGCCGGTCGCGCCGAGGGCTTCCTTGGCGCGGGTCCGACCGACCCCGTAGATGTAGGTGAGCGCGATCTCCATGCGCTTTTCGCGCGGGAGGTCGACGCCGACTAGACGTGCCATGTGCGGGCGTGCTCCTCGTGTGTTCGCGGAGGTCTGTGCCCATCCCGCCCCGCGTGCCCGCGCGGGCCCTGGCCTCCGACCAGGGGTGTGCCACGAGTCGCCTTAGCTCCCGCGGCTGGGACGAGCTTGTTCAGTTTTGGTGCCGCCCGGGACTCAGCCCTGGCGCTGCTTGTGGCGCGGGTCGGTGCAGATCACCATGACCCGGCCGTGCCGGCGGATGACCCGGCACTTGTTGCAGATTCGCTTGACGCTCGGCTTGACCTTCACGGTTTGCCTTTACTTCCCATCAACGCCCGGCGGCGCCGCACTGGCATGCCGGACCGTCGTAACGGACGGGGACTGGAGTCCCGCCGTCAGGTGTCACTTGTAGCGGTAGACGATGCGCCCACGGGTCAGGTCATATGGCGAGAGCTCCACCACGACCCGATCCTCGGGCAGGATGCGGATGTAGTGCTGCCGCATCTTGCCGCTGATGTGAGCCAAAACCTTGTGGCCGTTGGCGAGCTCAACCCTGAACATGGCGTTCGGCAATGGCTCGATGACCCGGCCTTCGATCTCGATGGCCCCGTCTTTTTTCGGCATGTCCTCCGCTGTCCTGACGTCGGTGTTCCGGATCGGTGCACAGAATCTCCCGAGCGAGGGATCACTCAGGCCAGCCGCGGGCCCTGTCGACCGCCGAAGCGCGTGGCGGGCATGACAGAGCGGACGCTGTGCGCCGACAGGTAATACTACGCGGGGGTAAGCATCGACGCCAAACCGGCGTCAGTCCTCGTCGCCCTCGGCGTCTTCCTTGGCCCGTTTGCGCTGCTGCTCGCGGGCCTTCTCGGCCGCCCACTTCTGGGGTTCGCCGCTGGCCAGGCCGCCGATCGTGGAGACCAGCAGGACGGCGCCCCACGGCCCGGCAACCCAGGCGGGCCAGAAATAGAGCCACTCCGCGGTCATCAGGCAGATGACCGCCCAGATCGCCACGACGATCGCGACCGTGGCGAAATAGCCGTCCCAGGTGTGCGCCAGCCAGCGGGCGGTGGCGTTGGGGAACCGGCCGTCCGGCCCGGCCACGAGACCGTCGTTGCCGCTGGGCACCATGAGCTGCGCGCCGGCGGTGGGTGGCACGGTGTCCGGGAGGTCGTCGAGGAGCCCGTCGAGATCGCCGAAGGTCTTGGCCGCGTAGGTCCGCTGCACCCGCTCGTCGTATTCGTGCAGGTCGAGGCGCCCGAGTTCGAGGGCTGTCCGCAGCTGCTCGGCCACGTGCTGCCGTTCCGCGTCACCCGCCCGCATCTGGCGCCGGTCCATAGTTCGAGGATGCCATCAGCGGGCCGCTAACGTGCGGGCACATGAATGTCTCCGCGAATTACGAAACAGACCAGAACCTCCGGACCCGGCAGGGCATCTGGGCGTACGGTGCCGGCGCCCCACTGGTTGATCGGGTGTTGGATCTGGCCGCGGTGGCGGAGACGGCGACCACGGTCGACGTGGGCTGCGGAAACGGCGGTTATCTGGCGCGCCTCCGGCAGCGCGGGCACCGCGGGTCGCTGCTCGGCGTCGACCTGTCGCCCGGGATGGCGGCCAAGGCCGGGGCGGCGTCCGGCGCGACCACCGCGGTCGCGGACGTTCAGTTCCTTCCCCTGCGCACCGGCGTCGCCGACCTCACGCTCGCGCCGCACATGCTCTACCACGTCCCTGACATCCCCCTGGCCATCGCCGAGATCCGGCGCATCACCGCCCCCAGCGGCCGCGCGGTGATCGTCACCAACACCCCCCGGCATGCGTACGAGGTGCACGCGATGTTCGCCGGGGTCACGGCCGATCTTCTGGGTCGCGCGGCCACCATCGCCTGGGACGGCCCGCGGTTCCGCAGCGACCAGGCCGAGGAGCTGCTGCCCGCCGCGTTCGACGTGGTCGAGCGACACGACCTCGGCCGGGTGTCCGCGGTGCCGGCGGCGGCCGCGGTCAGCGGCTATGTGGGCAGCCTGCCGCCCGACGCGTTGGGTGTGCCGGCGGACCGGCGGGCCGAGGTGCTGGCCGAGCTGGAGCGGCGGGTGGCCGCGCACATCGCGGCCCACGGCAGCTTCGAGGTGACCAGCGGAGCGGTCGCTTTCGTCTGCCGGTGAGGTCAGGACGGCTGCGGCGCCGTGGCGCGGGCGGTGAGGAGCTCACCGAGCCGCTCGCGGCCGCCGTCGGCCGCGGTCAGCACCCAGACGCCGTCGTCAAGCAGCGCGATCGAGTGCTCGACGTGGGCGGCCACCGAGTGGTCGCGGGTGATCACGGTCCAGCCGTCGTCGAGCTCCACCGAGCGCGGCGAGCCCATCGTGATCATCGGTTCGATGGCGAGGCAGAGGCCCGGGCGTAGTGCGATGCCGCGGCCCGGCCGGCCGTGGTTGAGCACGTGCGGGTCCTGGTGCATCTCGGTGCCGATGCCGTGCCCGCCGTAGCCGTCGACGATCCCGTAGCGGCCGCCCGCCTTGACCGCCGTCTCCACGGCGTGGCTGATGTCGGTCAGCCGGCCCCGGCCCGAGCGGACCCCGCGGGCGGCGGCGGCGATGCCCGCCCACATCGAGTCCTCGGCGACCGCGGCCATCTTCAGCAGGGCCGGGTCGACGTCGCCGACGGGCACGGTGATCGCCGAGTCGCCGTGCCAACCGTCGAGGATGGCACCGCAGTCCAGCGAGATCAGGTCGCCGTTCTTGAGGACCTGCTGGGGCGAGGGGATGGCGTGCACGATCTGCTCGTTGACCGACGAGCAGATCGAGCCGGGGAAGCCGTGGTAGCCCTTGAAGGAGGGGATGCCGCCGGCGTCGCGGATGACGCCCTCGGCGATCGCGTCGAGGTCGGCGGTGGTCACACCGGGCGCGACGGCGGCGCGCATGGCGGCCAGGGCGTTGGCCACGACCAGACCCGCGCGGCGCATCAGGTCGATCTGCTCAGGAGTCTTCAGCTGAATGTTCAGCTGGTGTCGGCGCATCAATCGAGACTACCTAAGGGTTCGAGGTCCTCAGCCGTCGTGACGCTGCCGCGTCACGACGCCTTCCGGTCAGCCGCCGTAGGACCGAAGTGCGTCGATCGCCCGGACCGTGACGTCTTCGACCGGCCCGGTGGCGTCGATGCCGACCAGCTTGCCCTGCGCGCCGTAGTAGTCGACCAGCGGCGCCGTCTTCTCGGCGTATTCGACGAGCCGCTTTGCGATCGTCTCGGCCTTGTCGTCGTCGCGCTGGAACAGCTCCGAGCCGCAGCGGTCGCAGATGCCCTCGCGGGACGGCGCGTCGAACTCGACGTGCCAGATCTTGCCGCAGCCGCGGCAGGTGCGCCGGCCGGACAGCCGCCGGATCACCTCGTCGTCGTCGACCACGAGCTCCATCACGAGGTCGAGCGCCGTGCCCAGGTCGGCCAGCAGCTTGTCGAGCGCGGCCGCCTGGGGCGTCGTGCGAGGGAAGCCGTCGAGCAGGAAGCCCTCGCCGGCGTCGGGCTCCGCGAGCCGCTCCCGCACCATGTTGATGGTCACCTCGTCGGGGACCAGCTTGCCGGCGTCCATGTAGCGCTTGGCTTCGACGCCCAGCGGGGTGCCCTGGGAGACGTTGGCGCGGAAGATGTCCCCGGTCGAGATCTTGGGCACGGCGAGGTGCGCGGCGATGAACTCGGCCTGCGTCCCCTTTCCCGCGCCCGGAGGACCTACGAGAACAATTCGCACTAGCGGAGGAACCCTTCGTAGTTCCGCTGCATGAGCTGGCTCTCGATCTGCTTCACCGTCTCGAGGCCGACACCGACCATGATCAGCACGGCCGTGCCGCCGAACGGGAAGTTCAGGTACTGCTGGCGGTCGAGCCAGATGAAGAAGAAGCTCGGCAGGATCGAGATGACACCCAGGTAGATCGCGCCGGGAAGGGTGATCCGGCTCAGGATGTAGTCCAGGTATTCAGCGGTCGGCTTGCCAGGCCGGATGCCGGGCACGAATCCACCGTACTTCTTCATGTTGTCGGCAACCTCGGTCGGGTTGAACGTGATCGACACGTAGAAGTAGGTGAAGAAGATGATCAGCAGGAAGTAGAGCGTGATGTAGATGTAGCTGGTCGGGTCGACCAGGTTGTTCTGGATCCACGACTGCCAGTCGTTGAGGTTGTTGCGGTCGTAGAACTGCAGCAGCAGCGCGGGCAGGTAGAGCAGCGACGACCCGAAGATGACGGGGATGACGCCGGCCTGGTTGACCTTCAGCGGTATGTAGGTCGAGGTGCCGCCGTACATCCGTCGACCGATCATGCGCTTCGCGTATTGC
Protein-coding regions in this window:
- a CDS encoding class I SAM-dependent methyltransferase encodes the protein MNVSANYETDQNLRTRQGIWAYGAGAPLVDRVLDLAAVAETATTVDVGCGNGGYLARLRQRGHRGSLLGVDLSPGMAAKAGAASGATTAVADVQFLPLRTGVADLTLAPHMLYHVPDIPLAIAEIRRITAPSGRAVIVTNTPRHAYEVHAMFAGVTADLLGRAATIAWDGPRFRSDQAEELLPAAFDVVERHDLGRVSAVPAAAAVSGYVGSLPPDALGVPADRRAEVLAELERRVAAHIAAHGSFEVTSGAVAFVCR
- a CDS encoding DUF1707 domain-containing protein produces the protein MDRRQMRAGDAERQHVAEQLRTALELGRLDLHEYDERVQRTYAAKTFGDLDGLLDDLPDTVPPTAGAQLMVPSGNDGLVAGPDGRFPNATARWLAHTWDGYFATVAIVVAIWAVICLMTAEWLYFWPAWVAGPWGAVLLVSTIGGLASGEPQKWAAEKAREQQRKRAKEDAEGDED
- the rpsM gene encoding 30S ribosomal protein S13 encodes the protein MARLVGVDLPREKRMEIALTYIYGVGRTRAKEALGATGVSLDKRAKDLTDEELVQLRDYIEANFKVEGDLRREVAADIRRKVEIGSYEGIRHRRGLPVRGQRTRTNARTRKGPKRTVAGKKKPGKK
- the rpsK gene encoding 30S ribosomal protein S11, whose amino-acid sequence is MPPKARAGAAVKKVRRKERKNVAHGQAHIKSTFNNTIVSITDPTGAVISWASAGQVGFKGSRKSTPFAAQLAAEAAARRAMEHGMRKVDVFVKGPGSGRETAIRSLQAVGLEVGQIADVTPQPHNGCRPPKRRRV
- the truA gene encoding tRNA pseudouridine(38-40) synthase TruA, encoding MRARLDIAYDGTDFSGWAVQPGRRTVAGSLLSVLEQILGAGVATGLTVAGRTDAGVHATGQVAHVDLPDAVWAGTGPSLLRRLAGLLPGDVRVMALTEAPPEFDARFSATFRRYAYRVTDAPWGADPLRRHDTLAWPRPLDVERLNAAAAGLVGEHDFAAFCKRKENATTLREVTRLDWARGPDGVLVATVQADAFCQAMVRSLVGAMLVAGDGRRAPDWPASQLTRRERSSAVTVAPPHGLTLVAVGYPDDAGALAARAAATRRLRTPAE
- the rplQ gene encoding 50S ribosomal protein L17, whose amino-acid sequence is MPTPTKGPRLGGSPAHERLLLANLATALFRHGKITTTETKAKRLRPLAEQLITKAKRGDLHARRRVLTVVRDKDVVFNLFDEIAPRYANRSGGYTRIVKTVPRKGDNAPMAIIELVEELVEAPAAPAKKTARKAAAQRDKVEALAREEEPPARSSADEQDDQDAEAPVSASGDKVAEGPGTQAEGDDTDTK
- the rpsD gene encoding 30S ribosomal protein S4; its protein translation is MARYTGADCRRCRREKMKLFLKGSKCDGPKCPFESRPFPPGQHGRGRTKETEYLLQLREKQKARRVYGVLEKQFRGYYEEAVSKKGKTGEVLLQILESRLDNVVYRAGLAKSRDHARQLVKHGHFVVNGKKVDIPSYRVKEHDIVQVREKSQDLTPFIVAQAEAGSKTVPAWLEAIPSQHKVLVHTLPARQVIDTQVQEQLIVELYSK
- the rpmJ gene encoding 50S ribosomal protein L36, with the protein product MKVKPSVKRICNKCRVIRRHGRVMVICTDPRHKQRQG
- a CDS encoding DNA-directed RNA polymerase subunit alpha, giving the protein MLITQRPTLSEESISETRSRFTIEPLEPGFGYTLGNSLRRTLLSSIPGAAVTSIKVDGVLHEFTTIPGVKEDVVELVMNVKELCVSSEHDEPVSMYLRKQGPGDVTAGDIQPPAGVSVHNPDLKLATLNSKGRLDMELTVERGRGYVTANQNKSAGAEIGRIPVDSIYSPVLKVTYKVEATRVEQRTDFDRLIIDVETKPSIGPRTALASAGSTLVELFGLARELDETAEGIDIGPSPQDAQLAADLALPIEELDLTVRSYNCLKREGINTVGELIGRTEADLLDIRNFGQKSIDEVKMKLAGMGLGLKDSAPNFDPAHVVDSFGEVDYDTDDYRETEQL
- the map gene encoding type I methionyl aminopeptidase, with amino-acid sequence MRRHQLNIQLKTPEQIDLMRRAGLVVANALAAMRAAVAPGVTTADLDAIAEGVIRDAGGIPSFKGYHGFPGSICSSVNEQIVHAIPSPQQVLKNGDLISLDCGAILDGWHGDSAITVPVGDVDPALLKMAAVAEDSMWAGIAAAARGVRSGRGRLTDISHAVETAVKAGGRYGIVDGYGGHGIGTEMHQDPHVLNHGRPGRGIALRPGLCLAIEPMITMGSPRSVELDDGWTVITRDHSVAAHVEHSIALLDDGVWVLTAADGGRERLGELLTARATAPQPS
- a CDS encoding adenylate kinase, whose protein sequence is MRIVLVGPPGAGKGTQAEFIAAHLAVPKISTGDIFRANVSQGTPLGVEAKRYMDAGKLVPDEVTINMVRERLAEPDAGEGFLLDGFPRTTPQAAALDKLLADLGTALDLVMELVVDDDEVIRRLSGRRTCRGCGKIWHVEFDAPSREGICDRCGSELFQRDDDKAETIAKRLVEYAEKTAPLVDYYGAQGKLVGIDATGPVEDVTVRAIDALRSYGG
- the infA gene encoding translation initiation factor IF-1 — encoded protein: MPKKDGAIEIEGRVIEPLPNAMFRVELANGHKVLAHISGKMRQHYIRILPEDRVVVELSPYDLTRGRIVYRYK